In Brevibacterium pigmentatum, the sequence ACACCGTCGGTGTACTTGCCGACACCGATGCTGTATTCGTCCAGTCCATCACTGAGCTGCCCGGCACCGTCGGAGAGTTCGGAGGAGCCGTCTGCGACCTTGCCGATACCCTTGGACAGGGCCGGCATACCGTCGGCGAGCTGCTGGTTGCCGTCGGCGACTCCGGCGGCTCCGTCGCGCAGTCCCTTCGAGGCCTCGAGCAGCTTCGGAGCATTCTTCGAGATGTCCTCCATGCCCGTCATCAGGTCACCGAGGCCGTCTTCGAGTCCCTTGACGAACTTGGTCACACCGTCGGAAAGCTGCGATGCGCCCTTGGCGAGTTCATCGGAACCGCCGAGGAGGGACTTTCCGGTGTTCGGGTCCTTCTCGTCGAGCCCGTCGGCAGCCTGATTCAGACCGCCCGAGGTGCCGTTGAGCAGTCCCTGAGCGTAGGCCTGTTCAATACCCTTGCAGACCTCGTCCGGAGTGCCGGTCGGGCACATCTCGGCCCGTGCCTGCTCCGCCTCGGCGGCGGTCATGATGCCGGCAGCCACGAGCGCGTCGAGATCCGGCTTCGTCCCGGCCAGCTGATCGGCCTTGTCGGCGCCGTCTTTCAGTCCGTCCTGATACTGGTGCAGTCCATCGGAGAGACCGGACGCACCTGTGGACACGCCCTCGGCGCCCTTCTCGAGCTCCTTGCCTCCCTTCGTGATGTCACCGAGGCCGCCTTCACCCGAGTCACCGGATCCGGCGAAGCCCTTGATGATCTCGTCGATGGACTTCGTGTACTCGTTCACACCGTCGGAGAGCTCACCGGAACCGTCGGCCAACTTCTGCGTGCTCTCGGGCAGCTTCGATGTCTGCTTGTCGAGTTCGTTCAGGCCGCCGGACATCTGCGAGGCGCCCTTGGACAGTTCGCCGGCACCCTTCGACAGCTCCGTGGCTCCGGACTTGAGCTCACCGCCATTGTCGCCGAGCTGCTTCATGCCCTTCGACAGTTCGCCGGCGCCCTCAGCCGACTGGCTGGTGCCTTCCTTGAGGCCTTCGGCGCCCTTGTCGAGCTCCCCGGCAGCGTCGCCGAGGTCCTTCATCTGCTCGCCCATCTTGTTGAAGCCGACGTAGATGTTGTCGAGGTAGGTCTCGGTCATCTGTGTGTTGAAGGTCGTCCGAGCCACCTCGGCGACCGATCGGGAGATCTGCGTATCCAGCGCGGGCGCGGTCCCGGACACGTCGACGTCGAGCTGCGTCTGCGTCGCCGACTTCGCATCGTCGACCGAGGTCACAGCGCGGGAGAAGCCTTCGGGGATCGTCAGCTTCGCGGCGTACCTGCCGTCGGACAGCCCGTTCTGCGCATCCTCCTCGTCGGTGATGACCCAGTGGATGTTGCTCTCGTCTTCGCCGACCAGACCGCTGGTCAGCTGTCGCCCGATCGGCACGGTCTTGCCGTCGACCTTCGCTCCGTCGTCGTTGTTGACGATGGCGGCTTCGATGGTCTCGAGACGGTCGCCGCTCTTCCACGTGGCGAGGATGAATCCGGCCGCCACGATGATCGGGATGAGGACCAGCCCGAGGAGGGAGAGCCAATTCACCGGCTTCTTCGAGTTCGCACGTTCGAGTCTCACGACTGCACACCTTCCATGTTGGTGCTGTCGACGGCGTGGGTGTGTTCGCCGTCTGATTCGCTGTCGGTTCCGCCTCGCTCATCGGGTCGAGCCTCGTCGAGGTCGAGGTGGAAGTAGTTCGTTTCGGGGCTGAAGATCCCGGTCACATCCGCGTCGGGCATGCCGAGGATGACCGTCGTGCCGTCGGCGACGAGCTGCGGCAGGAGGTCGCGCAGGTCCCGTGCCGGTCCGGCCGAGTCCCGTGCTCCTGTCGCGAGCTTCTCCGCTCCGTCGATGACGAGCAGGTCCGGCGCCGAGGCGGCCATCCGAGAGATGTCACGTGGACTGATCGCCTGGTCGGCTTCACTCCGACTGAGGTCGAGATAGGGAACCTGGCGACGGACCCGTCCGGCGTGCTCGGGCAGGACCTGCTGGCCGATCTTCATCTCACCAGCCGTGAGTCCGACACGACCGGAGACGGCCAGCAGGAGGGCCCGACGGGCGGC encodes:
- a CDS encoding YhgE/Pip family protein, producing the protein MRLERANSKKPVNWLSLLGLVLIPIIVAAGFILATWKSGDRLETIEAAIVNNDDGAKVDGKTVPIGRQLTSGLVGEDESNIHWVITDEEDAQNGLSDGRYAAKLTIPEGFSRAVTSVDDAKSATQTQLDVDVSGTAPALDTQISRSVAEVARTTFNTQMTETYLDNIYVGFNKMGEQMKDLGDAAGELDKGAEGLKEGTSQSAEGAGELSKGMKQLGDNGGELKSGATELSKGAGELSKGASQMSGGLNELDKQTSKLPESTQKLADGSGELSDGVNEYTKSIDEIIKGFAGSGDSGEGGLGDITKGGKELEKGAEGVSTGASGLSDGLHQYQDGLKDGADKADQLAGTKPDLDALVAAGIMTAAEAEQARAEMCPTGTPDEVCKGIEQAYAQGLLNGTSGGLNQAADGLDEKDPNTGKSLLGGSDELAKGASQLSDGVTKFVKGLEDGLGDLMTGMEDISKNAPKLLEASKGLRDGAAGVADGNQQLADGMPALSKGIGKVADGSSELSDGAGQLSDGLDEYSIGVGKYTDGVSEAATGTSELAAGLDKLDEGTGKYAKGVSKFADGVQDGADEVPSYTTPERDRLAKVASANIESPDTDNVTDVLAGSTIALLIILALWIGGLVTYTVLKPIPAWALLSTKSSFAVWARGLLPGLVVGVLQALVLSILAVTVMDIDAIQGFDIAVLTFVSAIVFMILNFALVAWFGGVGRFLSVIAVVLAVAGRTIGAVPQFFDFVAPILPLTPSMNGFAAIAAGTTGQAAAYGGLLAWAVIGIVMSLLAIVRARTTKPEAALEMA